In one Corynebacterium bovis DSM 20582 = CIP 54.80 genomic region, the following are encoded:
- a CDS encoding FAD-binding oxidoreductase, with protein MAFNLWGTPDEARPLSPGIRRMLASLLGVDASRVRRVAAADVRLSDPRLSAEDIAALGALVGPDHVTCDRDQRMPRARGKSSLDLLEWREGGVVSAPDAVVAPGTEDEVLALLEWASAEGVAVVPFGGGTSVVGGLTPLDGGFRGVISLDLARFDAVEDVDPVSGLVTLGAGLSGPHAEMLLAEHGLQLGHFPQSFPYATIGGFAVTRSSGQNSAGYGRFDDMVRELTVVTPRGVIHPGRQAPATAAGPDLREVFMGSEGTFGVVTRVRVRVHPIPETKRYEAFTFRTFDAGVEALRAVEQQGTGPTVIRLSDEIESSVNLTSTDRIGEASHAPEGCLCITVFEGTPAHAASRHRETREVLLAHGGESAGEGPARAWEEGRFGAPVLRDSLLDGGALCETLETATDWSNVPRLKRAVGEALAEGLTGSGTAALVMCHVSHVYPTGCSLYFTVVAAQNGTPVEQWRAVKTAVTGAIVDNGGTVTHHHAVGTDHMPFMGREIGELGVEILRGIKRTLDPAGILNPGKLFDARG; from the coding sequence ATGGCGTTCAACCTGTGGGGCACCCCGGACGAGGCCCGCCCGCTCAGCCCCGGCATCCGCCGGATGCTCGCCTCGCTCCTCGGCGTGGACGCCTCCCGCGTGCGCCGCGTCGCCGCCGCCGACGTCCGCCTCAGCGACCCCCGCCTCTCCGCGGAGGACATCGCGGCGCTCGGCGCGCTCGTCGGCCCCGACCACGTCACGTGCGACCGTGACCAGCGGATGCCCCGCGCCCGGGGCAAGTCCTCGCTCGACCTCCTCGAGTGGCGCGAGGGCGGCGTCGTCAGCGCCCCGGACGCGGTCGTCGCGCCGGGCACCGAGGACGAGGTCCTGGCCCTGCTGGAGTGGGCGTCCGCGGAGGGGGTGGCCGTCGTCCCCTTCGGCGGCGGAACGAGCGTGGTCGGGGGATTGACCCCGCTCGACGGAGGGTTCCGCGGCGTGATCTCCCTGGACCTCGCGCGGTTCGACGCCGTCGAGGACGTCGACCCGGTGTCCGGCCTCGTCACGCTCGGCGCGGGGCTGTCCGGACCGCACGCGGAGATGCTGCTCGCGGAGCACGGGCTGCAGCTCGGCCACTTCCCCCAGTCCTTCCCCTACGCGACGATCGGCGGGTTCGCCGTGACCCGCTCGTCGGGGCAGAACTCCGCCGGCTACGGGCGGTTCGACGACATGGTGCGGGAGCTCACCGTCGTCACCCCCCGGGGCGTCATCCACCCCGGGCGGCAGGCCCCGGCGACCGCGGCCGGCCCGGACCTCCGCGAGGTGTTCATGGGCTCCGAGGGCACGTTCGGCGTGGTCACGCGCGTGCGGGTGCGCGTGCACCCGATCCCGGAGACGAAACGGTACGAGGCCTTCACGTTCCGGACGTTCGACGCCGGCGTCGAGGCGCTGCGGGCCGTCGAACAGCAGGGGACGGGGCCGACGGTCATCCGCCTGTCCGACGAGATCGAGTCCTCCGTCAACCTCACCTCCACCGACAGGATCGGCGAGGCGTCGCACGCGCCCGAGGGCTGCCTGTGCATCACCGTCTTCGAGGGCACCCCCGCGCACGCCGCGTCCCGGCACCGCGAGACCCGCGAGGTGCTCCTCGCCCACGGCGGCGAGTCCGCGGGGGAGGGGCCGGCCCGGGCGTGGGAGGAGGGCCGGTTCGGCGCCCCGGTGCTCCGGGACTCACTTCTCGACGGCGGCGCGCTGTGCGAGACGCTCGAGACGGCGACGGACTGGTCGAACGTCCCACGCCTCAAGCGCGCCGTGGGGGAGGCGCTGGCCGAGGGGCTCACGGGGTCCGGCACGGCGGCGCTCGTCATGTGCCATGTGTCGCACGTGTACCCGACGGGGTGCTCCCTGTACTTCACCGTCGTCGCGGCGCAGAACGGGACGCCGGTCGAGCAGTGGCGGGCGGTGAAGACCGCCGTCACCGGTGCGATCGTGGACAACGGGGGGACGGTCACGCACCACCACGCGGTCGGCACGGACCACATGCCGTTCATGGGCCGGGAGATCGGTGAGCTCGGCGTGGAGATTCTCCGCGGGATCAAGCGCACGCTCGACCCGGCGGGGATCCTCAACCCGGGGAAGCTGTTCGATGCGCGGGGATGA
- a CDS encoding glycerol-3-phosphate dehydrogenase/oxidase — protein sequence MSTPSTPTPRPGTADRAAGRTAGHAAERTTPRPGTAERTAPHASATGRFSATAARLTAARRAADLAALRDASDAGRPAHYDVVVVGAGVTGCGVALDAVTRGLTVLLVDAHDLAFGTSRWSSKLAHGGLRYLATGDVSVATRSARERGILMERTAPHLTRALPQVVPVQDRYSVLNRVLPRVGFLAGDLLRVAARTSSRTLPRSRTVTAATVRALCPAVETSDLRLGYVNYDGQLVDDARLVTCLARTAAGYGATVITHCRAASVSGREVVLEDTLAEGDDAAGRSAAAAAAPTAATPTTVTAGAVVNATGVWAGDMDPAVTVRPSRGTHLVVDAGSVGNPTGALTVPVPGATNRFCFILPEQLGRCYIGLTDEDQPGAIPDEPEVPDSDVTWILDVVNQALATRLTSDDVIGAYAGLRPLITLDGAGAGASTADLSREHVILTGDDGLVTVTGGKLTEYRLMAEQTVDAVLAQGAWGGAGGGAGEGGRGDGNGAGGGEGGAGGRGDGAGGRVGVGAVGRGGHGGGRPGPCVTTSIPLVGAPRSAVCRAVTESDLAGLPASLVERFGWEAPEVVRACVLDRPLDPVAPGLDVTRAEFSFHVTHEGAVTVSDILDRRSRVGLVPADREAALPAAREALAAAADQG from the coding sequence ATGAGCACCCCTTCCACGCCCACCCCGCGCCCCGGCACCGCGGACCGCGCCGCCGGCCGCACCGCCGGGCACGCCGCGGAGCGCACCACGCCCCGCCCCGGCACCGCGGAGCGCACCGCGCCCCACGCCAGCGCCACCGGCCGGTTCTCCGCCACCGCCGCCCGCCTCACCGCCGCCCGCCGGGCCGCGGACCTCGCCGCGCTGCGGGACGCGTCGGACGCCGGCCGACCCGCGCACTACGACGTCGTCGTCGTCGGCGCCGGGGTCACCGGCTGCGGGGTCGCCCTCGACGCCGTCACCCGGGGGCTCACCGTGCTCCTCGTCGACGCCCACGACCTCGCGTTCGGCACGTCGCGGTGGTCGTCGAAACTGGCCCACGGCGGCCTCCGCTACCTGGCCACCGGGGACGTCTCCGTGGCGACCCGCTCCGCGCGCGAACGCGGCATCCTCATGGAACGGACCGCGCCGCACCTCACCCGCGCGCTGCCGCAGGTCGTGCCCGTGCAGGACCGGTACAGCGTGCTGAACCGGGTGCTGCCGCGCGTCGGGTTCCTCGCCGGCGACCTGCTGCGCGTCGCCGCGCGGACGAGCTCGCGCACCCTCCCGCGTTCCCGCACGGTCACCGCCGCGACGGTGCGCGCGCTGTGCCCCGCCGTGGAGACCTCCGACCTGCGGCTGGGGTACGTCAACTACGACGGGCAGCTCGTCGACGACGCGCGCCTGGTCACGTGCCTCGCCCGGACCGCCGCCGGGTACGGGGCGACGGTCATCACGCACTGTCGCGCCGCGTCCGTGTCCGGGCGGGAGGTCGTGCTCGAGGACACGCTCGCGGAGGGCGACGACGCCGCCGGCCGGTCAGCCGCCGCAGCCGCCGCACCGACGGCAGCCACCCCGACCACGGTCACGGCGGGGGCCGTCGTCAACGCGACGGGCGTGTGGGCCGGCGACATGGACCCGGCCGTCACCGTCCGACCGTCCCGCGGCACGCACCTCGTGGTGGACGCGGGCAGCGTCGGCAACCCCACCGGCGCCCTCACCGTCCCCGTCCCCGGGGCCACCAACCGGTTCTGCTTCATCCTCCCCGAGCAGCTCGGGCGGTGCTACATCGGGCTCACCGACGAGGACCAGCCGGGCGCGATCCCCGACGAGCCGGAGGTGCCCGACAGCGACGTGACGTGGATCCTCGACGTGGTCAACCAGGCGCTGGCCACGCGGCTGACCAGCGACGACGTCATCGGCGCGTACGCGGGCCTGCGGCCGCTCATCACGCTCGACGGGGCGGGGGCGGGGGCCTCGACCGCGGACCTGTCGCGGGAGCATGTGATCCTCACCGGGGACGACGGCCTCGTCACCGTGACCGGCGGGAAGCTCACCGAGTACCGGCTCATGGCGGAGCAGACGGTCGACGCCGTGCTCGCGCAGGGGGCGTGGGGTGGCGCGGGTGGCGGCGCTGGCGAGGGCGGGCGCGGGGACGGGAACGGCGCTGGCGGGGGCGAGGGCGGCGCCGGCGGGCGCGGGGACGGCGCTGGCGGCAGGGTTGGCGTGGGCGCGGTTGGCCGCGGCGGGCATGGCGGCGGGCGGCCCGGGCCGTGTGTCACGACGTCGATTCCGCTGGTCGGGGCACCGCGGAGTGCCGTGTGCCGCGCGGTGACGGAGTCCGACCTGGCGGGGCTGCCGGCGTCGCTCGTGGAGCGGTTCGGCTGGGAGGCGCCGGAGGTCGTGCGGGCGTGCGTGCTCGACCGGCCGCTGGACCCGGTCGCGCCCGGGCTGGACGTCACGCGCGCGGAGTTCAGCTTCCACGTCACGCATGAGGGCGCGGTGACGGTGTCCGACATCCTCGACCGCCGCTCCCGGGTGGGGCTGGTGCCCGCCGACCGCGAGGCGGCGCTCCCCGCCGCCCGCGAGGCGCTGGCGGCCGCTGCTGACCAGGGGTGA
- a CDS encoding class I SAM-dependent methyltransferase, producing MTSTGRTTTWRELTSSDPEHSAHYAHRWERLEAEGRDIDGEARLVDALSPRGARILDAGAGTGRTGAYLAARGHHVTGVDIDPYLVDYARAHHPEVDWHVGDLAAEEPSWPTGPYDVIVSAGNVLTFIEPAHRVRALRTLRTCLAEGADAAPPAAPPTPLTTPADASRPGRLIVGLGLDRGWDDDTFASDCARAGLSVQHRFSTWEADPFTRGRSGFLVAVLTAVTPPATPRDDAPTSPDTHQEGR from the coding sequence ATGACATCCACGGGACGAACAACCACGTGGCGGGAGTTGACGTCCTCCGACCCGGAGCACTCCGCTCACTACGCGCACCGGTGGGAACGCCTCGAGGCCGAGGGTCGCGACATCGACGGGGAGGCGCGGCTCGTCGACGCCCTCTCCCCCCGCGGGGCACGGATCCTCGACGCCGGTGCCGGGACGGGCCGGACGGGCGCGTACCTCGCCGCCCGGGGGCACCACGTGACGGGCGTGGACATCGACCCGTACCTCGTCGACTACGCGCGCGCCCACCACCCTGAGGTGGACTGGCACGTCGGCGACCTCGCGGCGGAGGAGCCGTCGTGGCCCACGGGCCCGTACGACGTCATCGTCAGCGCCGGCAACGTCCTCACGTTCATCGAGCCCGCCCACCGGGTCCGGGCGCTGCGCACCCTGCGCACGTGCCTCGCCGAGGGTGCGGACGCCGCACCCCCGGCCGCACCGCCCACACCGCTCACCACGCCCGCGGACGCGTCCCGCCCCGGCCGGCTCATCGTCGGCCTCGGCCTGGACCGGGGGTGGGACGACGACACGTTCGCGTCGGACTGCGCCCGCGCCGGTCTGAGCGTCCAGCACCGGTTCAGCACGTGGGAGGCGGACCCGTTCACGCGCGGACGCTCCGGGTTCCTCGTCGCGGTGCTCACGGCGGTGACCCCACCGGCGACCCCCCGCGACGACGCGCCCACCTCCCCCGACACCCACCAGGAAGGACGGTGA
- a CDS encoding DUF2252 family protein codes for MSSDTADSAHRAARGTARGDGPDTAAPRFAEAVRHLDVSNGSVPAHIDRAAAFARFARATGRGAVTVAPVLLTGQARRQHIRNTVLEDHRVRLHVVPDAVEDKLDDLVDDPFAFFRGTALLYYRDHAGTDAHLATVPSIGDVHPENFGIIPGADGEPLFSANDFDEAWPAPFTYDVFRGAVGFALLVEAQGRKPSKRRKVARDFVRGYIRGVEACLFDPGEIDARVTADNAPGCLEPYFRKASRSRGRFLRKKVDPETDRFRHTDRITPRPELVDVLRPVVEEYARRVRPAGRPEGFFEVRDVATRSGSGTASRGLPRFWVLVRGWDDAADQRVILEFKLSRASAMQGLVPADPRSTMPPAERIAKAFTAFVGDGDPLYGHADIDGLSFLVRERSPMKVNVDAEDMSYPDLREYAELCGQLLARKQARADRVLREAGAASGGAGAGAASGGACGRSIMERIAEQIHAAVFLADAEEFVEEQVARVLEDHRLFSEDVERGAFLNIDATGWGEGD; via the coding sequence ATGAGCTCTGACACGGCGGACAGCGCACACCGGGCGGCACGTGGCACAGCACGCGGGGACGGCCCGGACACCGCCGCCCCGCGGTTCGCCGAGGCCGTCCGCCACCTCGACGTGAGCAACGGCTCGGTCCCCGCGCACATCGACCGCGCCGCCGCGTTCGCCCGCTTCGCCCGCGCGACCGGCCGCGGCGCGGTGACCGTCGCCCCCGTGCTCCTCACCGGCCAGGCCCGACGCCAGCACATCCGCAACACCGTCCTCGAGGACCACCGCGTCCGCCTCCACGTCGTCCCGGACGCGGTGGAGGACAAGCTCGACGACCTCGTCGACGACCCCTTCGCCTTCTTCCGCGGCACCGCCCTGCTGTACTACCGCGACCACGCGGGCACGGACGCGCACCTGGCGACCGTGCCGTCCATCGGCGACGTCCACCCGGAGAACTTCGGCATCATCCCCGGCGCCGACGGCGAACCGCTGTTCAGCGCCAACGACTTCGACGAGGCGTGGCCCGCCCCCTTCACCTACGACGTGTTCCGCGGCGCGGTCGGCTTCGCCCTGCTGGTCGAGGCGCAGGGGCGCAAGCCGTCGAAAAGGAGGAAGGTCGCCCGGGACTTCGTCCGCGGGTACATCCGGGGCGTGGAGGCGTGCCTGTTCGACCCGGGGGAGATCGACGCGCGCGTCACCGCCGACAACGCCCCCGGGTGCCTGGAGCCGTACTTCCGGAAGGCGTCGCGGAGCCGCGGCCGGTTCCTGCGGAAGAAGGTCGACCCGGAGACCGACCGGTTCCGGCACACCGACCGCATCACCCCACGCCCGGAGCTCGTCGACGTGCTGCGGCCCGTCGTGGAGGAGTACGCCCGCCGGGTCCGTCCGGCGGGGAGGCCGGAGGGGTTCTTTGAGGTCAGGGACGTGGCCACCCGGTCGGGCAGCGGCACGGCGAGCCGGGGGCTGCCCCGGTTCTGGGTGCTCGTCCGGGGGTGGGACGACGCCGCCGACCAGCGGGTCATCCTGGAGTTCAAGCTCTCGCGCGCGTCCGCGATGCAGGGGCTCGTGCCGGCGGACCCCCGGAGCACGATGCCGCCGGCGGAGCGGATCGCGAAGGCGTTCACGGCGTTCGTCGGCGACGGTGACCCGTTGTACGGGCACGCGGACATCGACGGGCTGAGTTTCCTCGTCCGCGAGCGCAGCCCGATGAAGGTCAACGTCGACGCCGAGGACATGTCCTACCCCGACCTGCGCGAGTACGCCGAGCTGTGCGGGCAGTTGCTCGCGCGGAAGCAGGCGCGGGCCGACCGGGTGCTCCGGGAGGCGGGGGCTGCGTCCGGCGGCGCGGGTGCCGGGGCTGCGTCCGGTGGCGCGTGCGGGCGCAGCATCATGGAGCGGATCGCGGAGCAGATCCACGCGGCGGTGTTCCTCGCCGACGCCGAGGAGTTCGTCGAGGAGCAGGTCGCCCGCGTTCTCGAGGACCACCGCCTGTTCAGCGAGGACGTCGAGCGCGGGGCGTTCCTCAACATCGACGCCACCGGGTGGGGCGAGGGCGACTGA
- a CDS encoding SDR family oxidoreductase, with translation MTTRDDAQDTSTTTETGATTTTGGDASAATTTGGGAARRRTAVVTGASAGIGEATALSLAEDGWDVVVAARRRERLETVATACRDLGATAHPIELDVTDQASIDRFAAAVRALGGGVDLLVNNAGGARGLDPVLDADVDDWRWMFEANVMGTLQVTRALFDELAAGVAPQVINVVSVAGRGAYRGGAGYNAAKFGETALTDVMRMEFAERGVRVCQIDPGRVATDFSLNRFKGDAARAEEVYADKENLVAGDIAEAIRWVAARPAHMDVESMMIRPIDQV, from the coding sequence ATGACCACGAGGGACGACGCTCAGGACACATCCACGACCACGGAGACGGGCGCGACGACCACCACGGGCGGGGATGCGAGCGCGGCAACGACCACGGGCGGGGGCGCCGCGCGGCGCCGGACCGCGGTCGTCACCGGCGCCTCGGCCGGCATCGGGGAGGCCACCGCCCTGTCCCTCGCTGAGGACGGGTGGGATGTCGTCGTCGCAGCGCGGCGTCGGGAACGACTGGAGACCGTGGCCACCGCCTGCCGTGACCTCGGCGCGACCGCCCACCCGATCGAACTCGACGTCACCGACCAGGCGAGCATCGACCGGTTCGCCGCGGCCGTGCGCGCGCTCGGCGGCGGGGTCGACCTGCTGGTCAACAACGCCGGCGGCGCGCGCGGGCTGGACCCGGTGCTCGACGCGGACGTGGACGACTGGCGGTGGATGTTCGAGGCGAACGTCATGGGGACGCTCCAGGTCACCCGCGCGCTGTTCGACGAGCTGGCCGCGGGCGTTGCGCCGCAGGTCATCAACGTCGTGTCCGTCGCCGGGCGCGGGGCATACCGCGGCGGCGCCGGGTACAACGCCGCGAAATTCGGCGAGACCGCGCTCACCGACGTCATGCGCATGGAGTTCGCCGAGCGCGGCGTGCGCGTGTGCCAGATCGACCCCGGCCGGGTCGCGACGGACTTCAGCCTCAACCGGTTCAAGGGCGACGCCGCCCGGGCCGAGGAGGTGTACGCGGACAAGGAGAACCTGGTGGCGGGGGACATCGCCGAGGCCATCCGGTGGGTCGCCGCGCGGCCGGCGCACATGGACGTGGAGTCGATGATGATCCGCCCGATCGACCAGGTCTGA
- a CDS encoding acyltransferase family protein: MTASAHRLRRGTGSLRRSTSHRTDIDGLRGFAIMLVVLFHVYVGRVSSGVDVFLLVGGIFFFAPQLRNAVDPRGTTVLQSVIRLLRRLFPALAVVVAATVALGTLVLDEVHWRSLGAEAVASLTYRLNLHLAHRGQSYAAVSDEVSPLQHLWSMSAQMQVYLASLVVIVLLGWCERRFGWRRHVARGVLVGATVLSFVYAAWLHGVNQDDNYFSPVARFWEIGLGGIFGLWLMHVVAPRAVRQVMGVVGLALIVGTGLFLDGARQFPGPWTLVPLCGAMLVVLAGNHWEPTPPPTVATALLESRAFQTLGRISYALYLWHWPILVLLTTAFGRPSFDLTVGFLVIVLSLVLAYVTHRWVEVPLRQGRRPRRSWVVADAAYLRDAWRAQGKATGAAVVVLLAVLVLAFPVVHTTVQTRTSHQLDAESRDAAQYPGARAFLDDAPVPPVKDVVPLISNVENMLPATQADGCFSEFDGTDIVLTHDMNRGDTPCAYGDRSSDRTLYLVGGSHSEHYLPALDIIGRARGVKVVPLLKMGCVLGVDLPRFTGEAYPECARWRADVERYIHDNPPTQGVFMTSTRPTTLQGNGPDLVPEGYREAVRRLTGWGIHTWGVRDTPWLMAGWREQKDGRACVAAGRGPAECGTRQDAALAPVDPAPAAYAGLDITTLDVTDALCRDGVCPAVIGNVLVYRDTQHMTSTFAETLAGELDRRTDGLGTGAGAGVEGDDAARHGDDGRRRPDPGAEIVVAPEEFLEQQRDADSAREDARHAQ; encoded by the coding sequence ATGACCGCTTCCGCACACCGGCTCCGCCGGGGGACCGGATCCCTCCGGCGCAGCACGTCGCACCGCACGGACATCGACGGCCTGCGCGGCTTCGCCATCATGCTCGTCGTGCTGTTCCACGTGTACGTCGGCCGCGTGTCCTCCGGCGTGGACGTCTTCCTGCTCGTCGGCGGCATCTTCTTCTTCGCCCCGCAGCTGCGCAACGCCGTCGACCCGCGGGGCACGACCGTCCTCCAGTCCGTCATCCGGCTCCTGCGCCGGCTCTTCCCCGCGCTGGCCGTCGTCGTCGCCGCGACCGTCGCCCTCGGCACCCTCGTCCTCGACGAGGTCCACTGGCGGTCCCTCGGCGCGGAGGCCGTCGCGTCCCTGACCTACCGGCTGAACCTCCACCTCGCCCACCGGGGCCAGTCCTACGCCGCCGTCAGCGACGAGGTCAGCCCCCTCCAGCACCTGTGGTCGATGAGCGCGCAGATGCAGGTCTACCTCGCGTCCCTCGTCGTCATCGTGCTGCTCGGCTGGTGCGAGCGGCGGTTCGGGTGGCGGCGGCACGTCGCCCGCGGGGTGCTCGTCGGCGCGACGGTCCTGTCCTTCGTCTACGCCGCCTGGCTGCACGGGGTGAACCAGGACGACAACTACTTCTCCCCGGTCGCCCGCTTCTGGGAGATCGGTCTCGGCGGGATCTTCGGCCTGTGGCTCATGCACGTCGTCGCCCCCCGGGCGGTGCGCCAGGTCATGGGGGTCGTCGGCCTCGCCCTCATCGTCGGCACCGGCCTCTTTCTCGACGGCGCCCGTCAGTTCCCTGGCCCGTGGACACTGGTCCCGCTGTGCGGTGCGATGCTCGTCGTCCTCGCCGGCAACCACTGGGAGCCCACGCCGCCGCCGACCGTCGCGACCGCCCTGCTGGAGTCCCGCGCGTTCCAGACCCTCGGGCGGATCAGCTACGCCCTCTACCTCTGGCACTGGCCGATCCTCGTCCTCCTCACGACCGCCTTCGGCCGGCCGTCGTTCGACCTCACCGTCGGGTTCCTCGTCATCGTCCTGAGCCTCGTCCTCGCGTACGTCACGCACCGCTGGGTGGAGGTGCCGCTCCGGCAGGGGCGGCGGCCGCGCCGCTCGTGGGTCGTCGCGGACGCCGCGTACCTGCGCGACGCCTGGCGCGCGCAGGGCAAGGCCACGGGGGCGGCCGTCGTCGTCCTCCTCGCGGTGCTCGTCCTGGCCTTCCCCGTCGTCCACACGACCGTGCAGACGCGGACGAGCCACCAGCTCGACGCCGAGAGCCGCGACGCCGCCCAGTACCCGGGCGCCCGGGCGTTCCTCGACGACGCGCCCGTCCCCCCGGTCAAGGACGTCGTGCCGCTGATCTCGAACGTCGAGAACATGCTCCCCGCGACCCAGGCCGACGGCTGCTTCTCCGAGTTCGACGGCACGGACATCGTCCTCACCCACGACATGAACCGGGGCGACACCCCGTGCGCCTACGGTGACCGCTCCTCCGACCGGACGCTCTACCTCGTCGGCGGCTCCCACTCCGAGCACTACCTGCCCGCCCTCGACATCATCGGCCGGGCCCGCGGCGTGAAGGTCGTGCCCCTGCTGAAGATGGGGTGCGTCCTCGGCGTCGACCTGCCCCGGTTCACCGGCGAGGCGTACCCGGAGTGCGCCCGGTGGCGCGCGGACGTCGAACGGTACATCCACGACAACCCGCCGACGCAGGGCGTGTTCATGACCTCCACCCGGCCGACGACCCTCCAGGGCAACGGCCCGGACCTCGTCCCCGAGGGCTACCGGGAGGCCGTGCGCCGGCTCACCGGCTGGGGCATCCACACGTGGGGGGTGCGGGACACCCCGTGGCTCATGGCCGGGTGGCGCGAGCAGAAGGACGGCCGGGCGTGCGTCGCCGCCGGTCGGGGCCCCGCGGAGTGCGGGACGCGGCAGGACGCCGCCCTCGCGCCGGTCGACCCGGCCCCCGCGGCGTACGCGGGGCTGGACATCACGACCCTCGACGTCACCGACGCGCTGTGCCGGGACGGGGTGTGCCCGGCGGTCATCGGCAACGTCCTCGTCTACCGGGACACGCAGCACATGACCTCGACGTTCGCGGAGACCCTCGCCGGGGAGCTCGACCGCCGGACCGACGGCCTCGGGACCGGTGCGGGGGCCGGGGTCGAGGGGGACGACGCCGCCCGGCACGGGGACGACGGCCGGCGGCGGCCCGACCCGGGCGCGGAGATCGTCGTCGCCCCGGAGGAGTTCCTGGAGCAGCAGCGGGACGCCGACAGCGCCCGGGAGGACGCGCGGCACGCGCAGTAG
- a CDS encoding (Fe-S)-binding protein → MRIALFATCIVDAMYPEVAKATVSILERLGHEVTFPERQACCGQMHINSGKFHDAYPVVRNHVRAFEEEDWDYAVAPSGSCVASLGHQHPMIAEYNGDPSLASRATDIASRTFELCQFLTDICGVTDAARDLGSWFPHTVAYHPSCHGMRLLRLGDRQRDLIASVEGLAVREIHNGDICCGFGGTFSVKNPDVSGAMLGDKVEAIIATGADACTGGDVSCLMHIGGGLSRTHRLVPGEGDVPAAVHLARILASTKEAPLLLPGEGAAVTGGALR, encoded by the coding sequence ATGCGAATAGCCCTGTTCGCCACGTGCATCGTCGACGCGATGTACCCCGAGGTGGCGAAGGCGACCGTCAGCATCCTGGAAAGACTCGGCCACGAGGTCACCTTTCCGGAACGCCAGGCGTGCTGCGGCCAGATGCACATCAACTCCGGGAAGTTCCACGACGCCTACCCGGTGGTGCGCAACCACGTCCGCGCGTTCGAGGAGGAGGACTGGGACTACGCCGTCGCCCCCAGCGGGTCGTGCGTGGCGTCGCTCGGCCACCAGCACCCCATGATCGCCGAGTACAACGGTGACCCGTCCCTCGCCTCCCGCGCGACGGACATCGCCTCCCGCACCTTTGAACTGTGCCAGTTCCTCACGGACATCTGCGGGGTCACCGACGCCGCGCGTGACCTGGGCAGCTGGTTCCCGCACACGGTCGCCTACCACCCGTCGTGTCACGGTATGCGCCTGCTCCGGCTCGGTGACCGGCAGCGTGACCTCATCGCCTCGGTCGAGGGCCTGGCGGTCCGGGAGATCCACAACGGGGACATCTGCTGCGGGTTCGGCGGGACGTTCTCCGTGAAGAACCCGGACGTGTCCGGGGCGATGCTCGGCGACAAGGTCGAGGCGATCATCGCCACCGGCGCGGACGCCTGCACCGGCGGCGACGTGAGCTGCCTCATGCACATCGGCGGCGGGCTGTCGCGCACGCACCGGCTCGTGCCCGGGGAGGGCGACGTCCCGGCGGCGGTGCACCTCGCCCGGATCCTCGCCTCGACGAAGGAGGCGCCGCTGCTGCTGCCCGGTGAGGGCGCGGCCGTGACGGGGGGTGCGCTGCGGTGA